The following are encoded together in the Deltaproteobacteria bacterium genome:
- a CDS encoding DUF4115 domain-containing protein — translation MKELDLKSVRESKGLTLKDIFERTRISVTNLEAIENGNFHKLPPPVFTKSFIKIYAKTLGVDGSSTLALYEQYLEAHNTACRDVESKNIPEPARVNYKIFLWGTFILAIGGLVAFSLSSNKPDVDILKNTIREPGQKTFNVNPADNSKSDVKSEAADQTNLAVKPQERDAQLAPVPPVQPTDKAEDKRNIQNEQDTASENIKRERKEIAESYQITMEARELTWLRITADQNPPYQILMKPGEKIQKSASSFVIDVGNAGGIDIEFKGKSLGNLGERGQVVHLKLP, via the coding sequence ATGAAAGAACTCGATCTCAAATCTGTCAGAGAATCCAAAGGTCTTACGTTAAAAGATATATTCGAACGCACCCGAATTAGCGTGACTAATCTTGAAGCTATTGAAAATGGTAACTTTCACAAGCTTCCACCGCCGGTTTTTACGAAATCGTTTATTAAAATCTATGCCAAAACCTTAGGTGTTGACGGCAGTTCAACACTTGCCCTCTATGAACAATACCTCGAAGCACATAATACTGCGTGCCGGGATGTTGAAAGCAAAAATATCCCTGAACCCGCAAGGGTTAATTATAAGATATTTTTGTGGGGTACATTCATTCTTGCTATTGGTGGCCTTGTCGCTTTTTCACTGTCTTCAAATAAACCAGACGTTGACATTTTGAAAAATACGATTCGTGAACCCGGCCAGAAGACATTCAATGTGAATCCTGCCGATAATAGTAAATCGGATGTCAAAAGCGAAGCTGCTGATCAGACAAATTTGGCTGTTAAACCTCAAGAGAGAGATGCTCAATTAGCCCCCGTACCACCAGTGCAACCCACAGATAAAGCTGAGGACAAACGGAATATTCAAAATGAGCAGGATACAGCATCTGAGAATATCAAGAGAGAGCGGAAGGAGATCGCAGAATCATACCAAATCACTATGGAGGCAAGGGAGTTGACCTGGTTAAGAATTACAGCAGATCAAAATCCCCCTTACCAAATTTTAATGAAACCAGGTGAAAAAATCCAGAAATCCGCATCGAGCTTCGTTATTGACGTTGGCAACGCCGGCGGAATTGACATTGAGTTTAAAGGAAAGTCCCTGGGGAACTTGGGGGAACGGGGACAGGTTGTTCACTTAAAACTACCATAG
- a CDS encoding inositol monophosphatase family protein, producing the protein MDTFREFIISIAREAGIFLKGRLNDKHVIDYKGEINIVTEGDRISEEFITSCIHKRYPDHDILAEESTGTAKGSEFRWLIDPLDGTTNYAHGYPVFCVSIALEKEKEVCLGVIYNPMLEEMFVAEKGEGAFLNGQRISVSSTTDLSKSLLATGFPYDIRNDENNNINYFNGMAKRAQAIRRAGSAALDMAYIAMGRFDGFWELKLMPWDTAAGWLLICEAGGMVTDLSGSPYFLESPHVLATNGKIHQDMITILTKIDQGKLPYREP; encoded by the coding sequence ATGGATACTTTTCGTGAATTTATAATATCTATAGCAAGAGAAGCGGGGATATTTCTCAAGGGAAGGCTCAATGATAAACACGTAATAGATTATAAGGGTGAGATTAATATTGTTACCGAAGGAGACCGGATTTCGGAAGAATTCATTACGTCTTGTATTCACAAGAGATACCCCGATCATGACATCCTTGCAGAGGAATCAACGGGTACAGCAAAAGGTTCGGAATTTCGTTGGCTTATTGATCCTCTCGATGGGACGACGAATTATGCTCACGGTTATCCCGTATTCTGCGTATCCATTGCCTTAGAAAAAGAAAAAGAAGTTTGCCTCGGCGTTATTTACAACCCCATGTTGGAAGAAATGTTCGTGGCAGAAAAAGGGGAAGGGGCTTTTTTGAATGGTCAAAGAATTTCCGTATCGAGTACTACTGATCTTTCCAAAAGTCTTCTGGCGACTGGTTTTCCCTATGATATCAGGAATGATGAGAATAACAACATCAATTACTTTAACGGAATGGCCAAGAGGGCCCAGGCTATTCGCCGAGCCGGCTCTGCAGCTCTTGATATGGCCTATATCGCGATGGGCCGTTTTGATGGTTTCTGGGAACTGAAGCTCATGCCCTGGGATACGGCTGCCGGGTGGCTTCTGATTTGTGAAGCCGGAGGAATGGTTACAGACCTTTCCGGAAGTCCTTATTTTCTTGAATCGCCCCATGTTCTGGCTACGAATGGAAAGATACATCAGGACATGATTACTATTTTAACAAAGATTGACCAGGGGAAACTCCCCTATAGAGAACCTTGA
- a CDS encoding twin-arginine translocase TatA/TatE family subunit → MFGIGIPELIIILVIVLIIFGAGKLPEIGGAIGKGIKNFKKSVREPDEIDVTPDSKKMDEKK, encoded by the coding sequence ATGTTTGGCATAGGCATTCCTGAGTTAATTATAATTCTCGTAATTGTTTTGATCATCTTTGGCGCCGGTAAGCTTCCGGAAATCGGCGGCGCCATTGGAAAGGGCATTAAAAATTTTAAGAAGTCCGTCCGTGAACCGGATGAGATCGATGTAACGCCCGATTCTAAAAAGATGGATGAAAAGAAATAG
- a CDS encoding GGDEF domain-containing protein, whose amino-acid sequence MSNTTFYVDEMQLKRLHLLSGVNLESIKGLLDLCTIRTLQPEEMLIARDQSNRTVYFLLNGRLRIHLDSIDIAPHIILGPGESVGEMSVVDNKPASAFVVADDLCTLLAMDEEILWSLVQSSHVAACNLLFTIIKRLRHTDSVISAYAEMGLPYQQYGSVDALTGLHNRYWLDNMLKRQCLRSSTSKNPLSLIIINIDSFEEFNNQHGRLYGDRVIYSAAHTISDLLRPTDIIARYRGDEFIVVLPDIDIVTARHIAERLHRGVIEKVPVTPDGQSIPYPTIYMGIAEIQAKQTSEMLIDAADRALFRAKNSDGNCISE is encoded by the coding sequence ATGAGCAATACGACATTTTATGTCGATGAAATGCAGCTTAAGCGTCTCCATCTGTTAAGCGGTGTGAATCTTGAATCTATCAAAGGGTTGCTGGATCTCTGTACAATTCGAACGTTGCAGCCAGAGGAGATGCTTATTGCCCGCGACCAGTCAAATCGGACCGTTTATTTCCTTCTCAACGGCCGATTACGTATACACCTGGATTCCATTGATATTGCGCCGCATATTATTCTCGGTCCCGGTGAAAGTGTCGGGGAAATGTCTGTCGTTGACAACAAGCCAGCTTCAGCTTTTGTCGTGGCGGATGATTTATGTACACTACTGGCCATGGATGAAGAAATACTCTGGTCTCTGGTTCAGTCATCACATGTGGCTGCCTGTAATTTATTATTCACTATCATTAAACGATTACGCCATACCGACTCCGTCATTTCTGCATATGCCGAAATGGGACTTCCGTATCAACAGTACGGCAGTGTTGACGCTCTGACGGGTTTGCATAACCGCTACTGGCTGGATAATATGCTGAAACGTCAATGTTTACGTTCTTCGACGAGTAAAAACCCCCTTTCCCTTATCATAATCAATATAGACAGTTTTGAAGAGTTCAACAATCAGCACGGACGCCTGTATGGAGATCGAGTTATCTATTCGGCCGCTCACACAATCAGCGATCTTCTTCGTCCTACGGATATTATCGCCCGTTACAGAGGAGACGAATTTATTGTTGTTCTTCCGGATATTGATATCGTAACGGCAAGACATATCGCGGAACGCTTGCACAGGGGTGTTATAGAAAAAGTTCCCGTCACGCCTGATGGGCAAAGTATTCCGTATCCGACAATATATATGGGTATTGCGGAGATCCAAGCCAAACAAACGTCGGAAATGCTTATTGACGCGGCAGATAGGGCATTGTTCCGGGCAAAAAACAGTGACGGGAACTGTATTTCTGAGTAA